One part of the Sciurus carolinensis chromosome 4, mSciCar1.2, whole genome shotgun sequence genome encodes these proteins:
- the Fam167a gene encoding protein FAM167A yields MSVPEIQVEEVGEEEGPAGAAAPPDDHLRSLKALTEKLRLETRRPSYLEWQARLEEQTWPFQRLATEESVEQGGEPLLPPREPREHPPPAGSTSQGDGSPGKLEGFQSIDEAITWLRKELAEMRLQDQQLARQLMRLRGDINKLKIEQTCRLHRRMLNDATYELEERDELSDLFCDSPLASSFSLSTPLKLIGVTKMNINSRRFSLC; encoded by the exons ATGTCTGTGCCTGAGATCCAAGTGGAAGAAGTGGGTGAGGAAGAAGGGCCGGCAGGGGCCGCCGCGCCTCCTGATGACCACCTCCGGAGCCTGAAGGCCCTCACcgagaagctgaggctggagacCCGCAGGCCCTCCTACCTGGAATGGCAGGCCAGGCTGGAGGAGCAGACATGGCCCTTCCAGAGGCTGGCCACGGAGGAGAGCgtggagcagggaggggagcCCCTGCTGCCCCCGAGGGAGCCCAGAGAGCATCCCCCGCCTGCCGGGAGCACCAGCCAGGGCGACGGTTCCCCTGGCAAGCTGGAAGGCTTCCAGAGTATCGATGAGGCTATAACCTGGCTCAGGAAGGAACTG gCGGAAATGCGGCTGCAGGACCAGCAGCTGGCCAGGCAGCTCATGCGCCTGCGGGGCGACATCAACAAGCTGAAGATCGAGCAGACCTGCCGCCTGCACAGGAGGATGCTCAACGATGCCACCTACGAGCTGGAGGAGCGGGACGAGCTGTCAGACCTCTTCTGTGACTCCCCACTggcctcctccttcagcctctccACGCCGCTCAAGCTGATTGGGGTCACCAAGATGAACATCAACTCCCGGAGGTTCTCGCTCTGCTGA